From the genome of Alicyclobacillus sp. SO9:
GTCGAGATGCCAATGACGATCTGAAGAAGGCTGAAAAGCAAGGTGACATTTCAGAAGATGAGAACCGCCGTGGCATGGAAAAAATTCAAAATCTAACCGATAAATACGTGTCGGAGATTGACAGCGTTACGCGCGGTAAAGAAGAAGAATTGACTGAAGTTTGAGTTTTGGACGCGGCTTTGTGAAACGCGAGTTATAGTGTATTGCTTGGGGGGGTTAAGTTGTTCAAGGCGATTCGACGCAGGTTCTCAAAATCGAACGATGCCCCGGCGAAACGCATTGAACAAGGGAACCTCCCTGTTCATGTAGCCATCATCATGGATGGAAACGGCCGTTGGGCAAGGCGTAGAGGACTGCCGCGCATAGCTGGGCACCACGCAGGAATGCATAAGGTTCGAGACGTGATTCGTGCCTGCGACGACATTGGTATTCAGTGTTTGACGTTGTATGCCTTTTCAACGGAAAACTGGAAGCGGCCCGAAAGTGAAGTTGAGTACCTGATGAAGTTGCCGGAGGAGTTTTTTCGCACTGAAATTGATGAACTGGTCAGTCGGGGCGTGCGGGTAAACTTCATTGGTGATACCTCTAAGTTGCCGTCCTTTACGCAGGAGACTGTCCGCAGAACGCTTGAAAAAACGGTTCACAATACGGGGATGCAGGTTACCTTTGCGCTGAACTACGGCGGGCGTTCGGATATTGTAAGTGCAGCACAGTCCATCAGCGGCCGAGTCAATGCAGGTGAACTGAACTGGTCAGAGGTAACAGAGTCTGTGTTTTCGAATTACCTGTCCACCGCGGATACGCCAGACCCGGACTTGATGATACGGACAAGCGGTGAGGTACGCCTGAGTAATTTTATGCTGTGGCAGGCTGCATATTCGGAGTTTTGGTTTACTGACGTATTGTGGCCGGACTTTGGCAGGGCGCAGTTGGAAGAAGCGATTGCAGACTATCAGCGCCGCAAACGACGGTTCGGCGGTTTAAAGTAGGTGGAAGCATGCTGAGGACAAGGGTTGTCACTGCTGTACTGGGTGTGGTTATCGTGCTAGCCTTGCTCTTATGGGGCAACATTCCGTGGAAAATCACGGTGTGGCTCGTTACCTTGGCCGGAGCAGCGGAATTTGCCGGAATTGTAGGCTTTAAGCGCTGGAGCGTTATGTCACTGTGGTCATACTTTGTCGTCTCGTTGATTGAGTGGTGGCCAGCATGGCATATGCTGATTGTAGTACAAGTTATTGTTGGCGTTGCACTGGTGCTTCCGGTGCTGATGAAGAACCGCGTCACGGTGTCGCAGTCTGCGACAGTGTTAATAGGTTCCCTCTATATCGGTTACGGCGGTGAAAGTCTGACCTCAATTCGCGCTCTGTCACACGGATGGGCGTGGCTTCTCTTGTTATTAATTGTCATTTGGATGAGCGATACTACGGCTTATTTGGTTGGAGGTCGGCTGCAGGGACCAAAGCTGTGGCCGGCTATCAGTCCAGGTAAGACTGTCAGCGGTGCAATTGGCGGGATTGTTGGTTCTGTTGCGGGAGCCGTGATATTTGGATGGCTAGCGATTCGCGGGTTTGATTTATTCGCATACGCGACCATGGGAGCGTTGATTTCTGTCGCTGGGCAAGTTGGAGATTTAGTGGAGTCAGCATATAAGAGGTCGGGAAATGTCAAGGATTCCGGCCATCTGTTACCTGGGCACGGCGGGATTCTGGATCGTATCGACAGTTTACTGTTCGCCGCTCCGTTAGCGTTGTATTTGATTACGTCCGGGGCTCCGACTTGGTTTCAATGACTGAAGTTTGAACCGCAGTGAGGTGGATGGAGTGACTGTTAAGTTATCAATTTTAGGGTCCACAGGCGTAATCGGAACGAAAACCCTTGAAGTTGTCCGGAACACACCTTCTGAGTACGAGGTAACTGCTCTCGCTGCTGGACGGAATGTTGAAGAACTTGCAAAGCAAATCCGTGAATTCTGTCCCGTCTTTGTCTCGGTACAGGACGAAGAATCACGGAGTCGACTCTTGGCATTACTGAAGGAGAGTAACGACATATCGGTGCCGGACATTGGCATAGGAGACAGCGGATTGCTCACCGTCGCTGATGTCCCGGCGGATGTTATGGTGACTGGAATTGTCGGGGCAAAAGGACTTTTGCCTACTTGGCAGGCCATTTTACGCGGAACGACAATTGCACTCGCGAACAAGGAGACACTTGTAAGCGCTGGTGAGCTCATCATGCCCCTGGCCGTGGACAAAGGAGTCCCCATTATTCCTGTCGACAGTGAACACTCGGCTCTTCACCAAAGCCTTCGTGCAGGGAGCGCCAGTGAAGTGCATCGGTATGTGTTGACAGCTTCCGGAGGCCCTTTTCGTACTTGGTCACGAACACAGTTGGAAAACGCAACTGTCGAGCAGGCTCTGAAACATCCCAACTGGACTATGGGAAAAAAGATTACCGTCGACTCCGCTACAATGATGAACAAAGGTTTGGAAGTCATCGAGGCGCATCATTTGTTTCAAGTTTCGTATGATAGAATAGAAGTGGTTGTTCACCCTCAAAGCGTCATCCACTCCATGGTTGACTTTGTGGATGGTTCGGTGGTGGCACAATTGGCTACTCCAGACATGAGGCTGCCGATTCAGTATGCCCTGACCTTTCCAAAACGGATACAGGCTCCATGGCCGAGATTATCGCTTCAGGAGTTGCAGACGCTTACTTTCGAACCACCTGATTTCGAAAGATTTCCAAGCCTGAAGCTGGCCTATGAAGCAGGTAAGATGGGCGGGTACGCGCCTTGTGTCCTCAATGCGGCCAATGAGGTTGCCGTGGGTGAGTTTCTTGAGGGAAGGATAACTTTTCTGGAGTTGGCAATCCTTGTAGAACGAGTCTTGGAAGCGCATCAGCCAGGAAGGCCTTCATCGTTGGAGGATGTTCTGGCTATGGACAAGTGGGCGCGCCAAACTGCTCGGACAATGATAAGAAAGGGCGGGTGAGCAATTTGAGCATTGCCCTTGCCGGTATCTTACGTTCAGCCGTAGCGATTATCATCGTGTTCATGGTGAGTATTATCATTCATGAGTTCGGACACTATTATGTCGCTAAACGTGCTGGTGTAGCAGTTCCGGCTTTCTCGATTGGCTTCGGACCAAAGTTGTTAAAATGGCAACGCCGCGGGACTGAGTTTTCACTCAGGCTGTTTTTGATTGGCGGGATGGTTCAACTTGCCGGAGAAATGCCGCAAGATGCCCTCTTTAAAAGAGGGGAAGAGGTTGCGGTTCGTCTCAATGAGAGCAATGAGATTATTCAGGTTGGCGACAAGCGGGATGTTCCTGAGGGGATTGTGGGAACCCTGCGCGATTTGGATTTAAATGAACGCATGATGATGACCCTTGAGACTGATGCTGGCGTTGAGACTTACCCTGTAAAATCCCACGCCAAGCTGATGACGAATGCGCGCAGTTCCATGCCGTTAGTGGAGAAGCATGAGCAGGTTTTGGGCAAGCCCTTGTGGCAACGAGCTGCGATTATTCTGGCAGGTCCGTTCATGAATTTTGTTCTGGCGGCGGTCCTGTTCAGCGCATTTTTCTGGCATACGGGTTTGCCGGTCAATCAACCTGTTTTGGGCTCCATTGTTCCTTCTTCACCTGCACAGCATGCGGGACTGCAAAAAGGTGACAGAGTGCTGGCTGTGGATGGTCACAAGGTGACAAGCTGGAGCGGGCTGGTGACTCAGATACAGTCAGACAAAGGGAAGCCCCCGAATCCCATTCAGCTAAAGATTCAGCGCAACAATACAGTTCGAAACATCACTGTAACGCCTGAATTCAAACAAAACCGACCGATGCTTGGCGTAGAAAGTCCGCTCACTTATAATAAGTTCAAGGCAGTCGAGCACGGAATCAGTACGGTGTACGTCGGCAGTATTCAAACAGTTCATGCCTATGGCAACGTGATTGTCCATCATCAGTACAAGCAGCTCTCTGGTCCTGTGGGGATTGCAGATGTCATTAGCAAGGAAGCACAGGTCGGGGTATGGCATGTCGTGATGATAACGGCCATTTTGAGCTTGAATTTAGGGCTCTTCAATTTACTGCCCATTCCTGCATTAGACGGCGGAAGACTGCTGTTTATGGTCATAGAAGCCGTCCGGGGAAGAGCGGTTGACCCGAGCAAAGAGGGGTACATCCACCTTGTTGGATTCGCTTTATTGATGCTGTTTGCCGTGGTAATCACGTATCGCGATGTTACGCGGCTGTTTTAAATGTAGCTGGAACCTAGGCACGCCGGGAGTAAATCTGCCCGGCGTGTCCGTTGAAAGATGTGAAGGAGGCAGTCATGCGGCAATCACAACTCTTTTTGAACACATTGCGCGAAGTACCTGCTGAAGCAGATGTTGCCAGTCATCAACTGATGCTTCGGGCCGGTCTCGTGAGGCAACTGACAGCAGGGGTTTACTCATACCTGCCGCTTGGGTATCGAGTTTTAAACAAAGTCGAGAGTATCGTTCGTGAAGAAATCAATGAGACGGGTGCTCAGGAGGTATTGCTTCCGACAATACAACCAGAGGACCTGTGGATTCGGTCTGGCAGAACGTATGATTATGGAGACGACATGTTCCGCTTTAAGGACCGGCACGACCGGGCAAGTATTCTCGGTCCAACACATGAAGAAGTCGTCACGATGTTGGTACATAACGAAGTCAAGTCCTATCGCCAACTGCCTCAGGTTCTGTATCAAATTCAGACGAAGTTTCGTGACGAAGCGCGCCCTCGGGCAGGTCTGCTTCGGGGCCGTGAGTTTCGGATGAAGGATGCCTACTCGTTTGAAACGGATGTAGAGGCATTGGATAAGACATACAGAGCCATGTACGACGCCTATTGCCGCATTTTTGAACGGATTGGTGTAAAATACAAGGCAGTTGAAGCCGACGCAGGAGCTATTGGAGGCAAAGGGGGCACACATGAGTTCATGGTGCTTTCCGATGCAGGCGAAGATACTATCGCTGTTTGTACAAGCTGTGAATATGCCGCAAACCTTGAAAAGGCATCGACAAATCCTTTGCCGGTGCCCGATACGACGACAGAATTGTCTCCCGAAACAGTTCCGACGCCTGGAACCAAGTCGATTGAAGACTTGACATCTTATCTTGGCGCTGAACCTGCACAAATTATAAAAGTTGTCGTCTATGAAGCAGATGGACAAGCTGTAGCCGTGTGCCTTCGAGGAGACCACCAGGTTAACGAAGTGAAACTGAAAAACGTTCTGGGAGCGAGTCATGTAGAGTTGGCTTCGGCTCAGGTGGTTCTGGAAAAGACAGGGTGCCAAGTTGGATTTGTACCTCCCACTGTGGACATTCCGGTCCTTTTCGATCGCGATATCGTCACGGTCACGGACGGCGTCATGGCGTCAAGGGAGCAAGATACGCATGATATTCATGTTGTCCCCGGCAGAGACTTTGAGGTGAAGCGAGTGGAGGATTTGCGGGATGTGGCCGACGGCGACACATGTATGTACTGCAAAGCCCCCTTAAAGTTCCAGCGCGGGATTGAAGTTGGCCACGTTTTTAAACTTGGAGATAAGTACAGCAAAGCATTCAATGCAACATATCTGGACGAAGCGGGAAAGGCACAAACGATTTTAATGGGGTGTTACGGACTCGGGACGTCCCGTTTGCTGCCGGCAATCATTGAACAGTGTCATGATGATGAAGGTATCATCTGGCCCATTGCCGTAGCGCCGTTTCATGTACACATCATTCCTGTCAGCGTGAAAGACGAAGAGCAAATGGGAACCGCCAGTGATTTGTATCGACGGCTCACTGCGGCAGGCATTGAGGTGTTGCTGGACGACCGCAACGAACGTCCGGGAGTAAAGTTCAAAGATTCAGACCTCTTGGGTCTTCCCGTGCGTCTAACGGTTGGACGGAAAATAGTAGACGGTCAGGTGGAATTGAAGACGCGTAAAAATGGTCAGGTTGATGTTTTGTCTGTGGAAGAAGCATATGAGGCAATTTTGAGGATTGTAAAGTAATGGAGGGGGATTATGGCTGAGTCTGAACTGCCCCAGGCAGAACCTGCTCATGAGCCTGAAGCTAGCAAAACGTCACTTCCTGTAGACAGCATCGAGAGAGTTACCGTAAAATTGCGTTCCAAAAGAGTGGAGGTACATGCAGTACCCCCTTTTTTGTCTCTTGACAACGCTATTGAAAGCGGTGATTCCAATCTGCTTTCTCAAGCACAGTTGGCCATAGAGAACTATGGCTTGATAGAAGCCGTGTGCAGTGAAGTGTTCCCAGAGGGAACTGCCAATGTCCAGATTCTTCCGCCGAAGTGGCCCTACCCGGTCACGGACGCACATGTCAAGGCAGTTCTTGAGGGAATCATCGACTGGTACGCAAAGGAGGAAGCCATTGCTAGCAAATGGCTTCA
Proteins encoded in this window:
- a CDS encoding phosphatidate cytidylyltransferase, producing MLRTRVVTAVLGVVIVLALLLWGNIPWKITVWLVTLAGAAEFAGIVGFKRWSVMSLWSYFVVSLIEWWPAWHMLIVVQVIVGVALVLPVLMKNRVTVSQSATVLIGSLYIGYGGESLTSIRALSHGWAWLLLLLIVIWMSDTTAYLVGGRLQGPKLWPAISPGKTVSGAIGGIVGSVAGAVIFGWLAIRGFDLFAYATMGALISVAGQVGDLVESAYKRSGNVKDSGHLLPGHGGILDRIDSLLFAAPLALYLITSGAPTWFQ
- a CDS encoding proline--tRNA ligase; translation: MRQSQLFLNTLREVPAEADVASHQLMLRAGLVRQLTAGVYSYLPLGYRVLNKVESIVREEINETGAQEVLLPTIQPEDLWIRSGRTYDYGDDMFRFKDRHDRASILGPTHEEVVTMLVHNEVKSYRQLPQVLYQIQTKFRDEARPRAGLLRGREFRMKDAYSFETDVEALDKTYRAMYDAYCRIFERIGVKYKAVEADAGAIGGKGGTHEFMVLSDAGEDTIAVCTSCEYAANLEKASTNPLPVPDTTTELSPETVPTPGTKSIEDLTSYLGAEPAQIIKVVVYEADGQAVAVCLRGDHQVNEVKLKNVLGASHVELASAQVVLEKTGCQVGFVPPTVDIPVLFDRDIVTVTDGVMASREQDTHDIHVVPGRDFEVKRVEDLRDVADGDTCMYCKAPLKFQRGIEVGHVFKLGDKYSKAFNATYLDEAGKAQTILMGCYGLGTSRLLPAIIEQCHDDEGIIWPIAVAPFHVHIIPVSVKDEEQMGTASDLYRRLTAAGIEVLLDDRNERPGVKFKDSDLLGLPVRLTVGRKIVDGQVELKTRKNGQVDVLSVEEAYEAILRIVK
- a CDS encoding 1-deoxy-D-xylulose-5-phosphate reductoisomerase, which produces MTVKLSILGSTGVIGTKTLEVVRNTPSEYEVTALAAGRNVEELAKQIREFCPVFVSVQDEESRSRLLALLKESNDISVPDIGIGDSGLLTVADVPADVMVTGIVGAKGLLPTWQAILRGTTIALANKETLVSAGELIMPLAVDKGVPIIPVDSEHSALHQSLRAGSASEVHRYVLTASGGPFRTWSRTQLENATVEQALKHPNWTMGKKITVDSATMMNKGLEVIEAHHLFQVSYDRIEVVVHPQSVIHSMVDFVDGSVVAQLATPDMRLPIQYALTFPKRIQAPWPRLSLQELQTLTFEPPDFERFPSLKLAYEAGKMGGYAPCVLNAANEVAVGEFLEGRITFLELAILVERVLEAHQPGRPSSLEDVLAMDKWARQTARTMIRKGG
- the rseP gene encoding RIP metalloprotease RseP; its protein translation is MSIALAGILRSAVAIIIVFMVSIIIHEFGHYYVAKRAGVAVPAFSIGFGPKLLKWQRRGTEFSLRLFLIGGMVQLAGEMPQDALFKRGEEVAVRLNESNEIIQVGDKRDVPEGIVGTLRDLDLNERMMMTLETDAGVETYPVKSHAKLMTNARSSMPLVEKHEQVLGKPLWQRAAIILAGPFMNFVLAAVLFSAFFWHTGLPVNQPVLGSIVPSSPAQHAGLQKGDRVLAVDGHKVTSWSGLVTQIQSDKGKPPNPIQLKIQRNNTVRNITVTPEFKQNRPMLGVESPLTYNKFKAVEHGISTVYVGSIQTVHAYGNVIVHHQYKQLSGPVGIADVISKEAQVGVWHVVMITAILSLNLGLFNLLPIPALDGGRLLFMVIEAVRGRAVDPSKEGYIHLVGFALLMLFAVVITYRDVTRLF
- a CDS encoding isoprenyl transferase, yielding MFKAIRRRFSKSNDAPAKRIEQGNLPVHVAIIMDGNGRWARRRGLPRIAGHHAGMHKVRDVIRACDDIGIQCLTLYAFSTENWKRPESEVEYLMKLPEEFFRTEIDELVSRGVRVNFIGDTSKLPSFTQETVRRTLEKTVHNTGMQVTFALNYGGRSDIVSAAQSISGRVNAGELNWSEVTESVFSNYLSTADTPDPDLMIRTSGEVRLSNFMLWQAAYSEFWFTDVLWPDFGRAQLEEAIADYQRRKRRFGGLK